One window of Alteromonas sp. LMIT006 genomic DNA carries:
- a CDS encoding ParB/RepB/Spo0J family partition protein, with the protein MSGKNKGLGRGLDALLTASRAVPAPTSESRSDNSDLTSLPIEWLQPGKYQPRKDMSPEALEELASSITAQGVIQPIVVRPVGVEQYEIIAGERRWRASQMAQLHEVPVIIKDVPDEAAVAIALIENIQREDLNAMEEAQALDRLILEFQLTQQEAAEAVGKSRSTVTNLLRLNSLENEVKTLLEHGDIEMGHARALLSLTGEIQVDAAQHVAGKGLNVRETENYVRRLNEPKKDKPIPTIDPDVEKLQTRLSEQLGAAVKISHNAKGKGKLTIDFGNLDQLDGILAHIAK; encoded by the coding sequence ATGTCAGGAAAAAACAAAGGCTTAGGACGCGGATTGGACGCGTTATTAACGGCGTCACGTGCCGTACCAGCGCCGACTAGCGAATCTCGATCTGATAATAGTGACTTAACGTCTTTACCCATCGAGTGGTTGCAACCGGGAAAGTATCAACCGCGCAAAGATATGTCACCAGAAGCACTAGAAGAGCTTGCTAGTTCCATTACGGCACAAGGTGTTATTCAGCCTATTGTGGTGCGTCCGGTTGGAGTTGAGCAATACGAAATCATTGCTGGTGAGCGTCGTTGGCGAGCATCGCAGATGGCACAACTGCATGAAGTCCCCGTCATTATTAAAGATGTACCGGATGAAGCGGCCGTAGCCATTGCCCTAATTGAAAATATTCAACGCGAAGATCTCAATGCGATGGAAGAAGCTCAAGCGTTAGATCGTTTGATTCTGGAATTCCAACTCACCCAACAAGAAGCGGCAGAAGCCGTCGGCAAATCACGTTCTACGGTCACTAACTTATTGAGGTTAAATTCATTAGAAAATGAAGTTAAAACCTTACTTGAACACGGTGATATTGAAATGGGTCATGCCCGAGCTTTACTCTCGCTCACCGGTGAGATTCAGGTCGACGCAGCACAACATGTTGCCGGTAAAGGGTTAAATGTCCGTGAGACGGAAAACTATGTACGACGTCTCAATGAGCCCAAAAAAGACAAACCCATTCCTACCATCGATCCAGATGTTGAAAAATTGCAAACGCGTTTATCTGAACAGCTCGGTGCAGCTGTAAAAATTAGTCATAATGCCAAAGGCAAAGGTAAGTTGACGATCGATTTTGGCAATCTTGACCAACTGGATGGGATCCTGGCTCACATTGCTAAATAG
- the atpA gene encoding F0F1 ATP synthase subunit alpha translates to MQLNSTEIAELIKKRIEKFEVVSEARNEGTIVGVTDGIIRIHGLADVMQGEMIELPGNRYAIALNLERDSVGAVVMGPYADLQEGTKVQATGRILEVPVGNALLGRVVNTLGAPIDGKGAIDADGFEPVEKIAPGVIERQSVDQPVQTGYKSVDSMIPIGRGQRELIIGDRQTGKTALAVDAIIAQKNTGIKCVYVAIGQKASTIANVVRKLEEHGALENTIVVAASASESAALQYLAPYSGCTMGEYFRDRGEDALIIYDDLSKQAVAYRQVSLLLKRPPGREAYPGDVFYLHSRLLERAARVNADYVEKYTNGEVKGKTGSLTALPIIETQAGDVSAFVPTNVISITDGQIFLETDLFNSGIRPAVNAGISVSRVGGAAQTKIIKKLGGGIRLALAQYRELAAFSQFASDLDDATRAQLEHGERATELMKQNQYAPLSVAETAFSLFAIEKGFLKDIDLTKVLDFEAALHSYMNAEQAELVKTINETGNYNDDIEQQIHAAITKFKETQTW, encoded by the coding sequence ATGCAACTTAATTCCACTGAAATTGCAGAACTGATCAAAAAACGAATTGAGAAGTTTGAAGTAGTAAGTGAAGCTCGAAACGAAGGTACTATCGTTGGTGTAACCGACGGTATCATCCGCATTCACGGCCTAGCCGATGTCATGCAAGGTGAGATGATCGAGCTTCCAGGTAATCGTTACGCTATCGCACTTAACTTAGAACGAGATTCTGTTGGTGCCGTAGTGATGGGTCCTTACGCGGACCTACAAGAAGGTACAAAGGTCCAAGCAACTGGCCGTATCTTAGAAGTACCTGTTGGTAATGCATTACTAGGCCGTGTTGTGAACACGCTAGGTGCGCCAATTGATGGTAAAGGCGCGATTGACGCAGACGGCTTTGAGCCAGTTGAAAAAATCGCACCAGGTGTAATCGAACGTCAATCAGTTGACCAACCAGTACAAACTGGTTATAAGTCTGTTGACTCGATGATCCCAATCGGCCGTGGTCAGCGTGAGTTGATTATCGGTGACCGTCAAACAGGTAAAACAGCTTTAGCCGTTGATGCCATCATCGCTCAGAAAAACACAGGCATTAAGTGTGTGTACGTGGCGATTGGTCAGAAAGCATCAACGATTGCCAACGTAGTACGTAAGTTAGAAGAACACGGTGCATTAGAAAACACCATCGTGGTAGCTGCATCTGCTTCAGAATCAGCAGCACTTCAGTACTTAGCACCATATTCTGGTTGTACTATGGGTGAATATTTCCGTGACCGCGGTGAAGATGCGTTGATCATTTATGATGACTTATCTAAGCAGGCAGTTGCGTATCGTCAGGTATCATTGCTATTGAAACGTCCTCCAGGTCGTGAAGCATATCCTGGTGACGTATTCTACCTCCATTCGCGTCTACTTGAGCGTGCTGCTCGTGTGAACGCGGACTATGTTGAGAAATATACTAACGGTGAAGTGAAAGGTAAAACAGGTTCATTAACTGCATTACCAATCATTGAAACGCAAGCGGGTGACGTATCTGCATTCGTACCAACCAACGTAATCTCAATTACCGATGGTCAGATCTTCCTAGAAACTGACTTGTTTAACTCAGGTATTCGTCCTGCGGTTAACGCCGGTATTTCAGTATCGCGTGTTGGTGGTGCAGCGCAAACCAAGATCATCAAGAAACTTGGTGGTGGTATCCGTTTAGCACTTGCTCAGTATCGTGAATTAGCGGCGTTCTCTCAGTTTGCATCGGATCTTGATGATGCAACACGTGCTCAGTTAGAGCATGGTGAGCGTGCGACTGAATTAATGAAGCAAAACCAATATGCACCTTTATCGGTTGCAGAAACGGCTTTCTCATTGTTCGCGATTGAAAAAGGTTTCCTAAAAGACATTGACTTAACCAAAGTCCTAGACTTTGAAGCGGCACTTCATTCATACATGAATGCAGAGCAAGCTGAACTAGTTAAGACTATCAATGAAACCGGTAACTACAACGACGACATTGAGCAACAAATCCATGCAGCGATCACTAAATTTAAAGAGACGCAAACGTGGTAA
- the atpB gene encoding F0F1 ATP synthase subunit A — MASEYSTTDYINHHLTNAVMCTTENGIAFNKACKDAGFWAWHVDTLAWSIGLGVLFLWIFTSAAKKATTGVPTKGQAFIELVVDFVNQNVRDTFHGKSAIIAPLSLTIFVWVLLMNLMDLVPVDILPTIAGLIGSTFFGMDPHDVYMKAVPTTDLNLTFALAIGVFFLILYYSIKMKGVSGFMKELTLQPFNHPAFIPVNFILESVTLLARPVSLALRLFGNLYASELIFILIATLGFFQLPLHFPWAVFHILVLPLQAFIFMMLTIVYLSLACEDH; from the coding sequence ATGGCATCTGAATATAGTACTACCGATTATATCAATCACCATTTAACTAACGCCGTGATGTGTACCACCGAAAATGGCATTGCCTTTAATAAAGCGTGTAAAGACGCTGGATTTTGGGCTTGGCACGTGGACACCTTAGCATGGTCGATTGGTTTAGGGGTGTTGTTCCTTTGGATTTTCACCAGCGCAGCTAAAAAAGCCACCACGGGTGTGCCGACAAAAGGCCAAGCGTTTATCGAATTAGTGGTTGATTTTGTCAATCAAAACGTCCGCGATACTTTCCATGGTAAAAGTGCCATCATCGCACCACTGTCCCTGACAATTTTTGTTTGGGTACTATTAATGAACTTGATGGATTTGGTTCCTGTTGACATCTTACCGACGATTGCTGGTTTGATTGGCTCTACTTTCTTTGGTATGGACCCACATGACGTATACATGAAAGCGGTACCAACTACGGATTTGAACTTGACCTTCGCCTTAGCGATTGGTGTGTTCTTCCTAATCCTTTATTACTCTATCAAAATGAAAGGCGTTTCAGGTTTTATGAAAGAACTAACGTTACAGCCGTTCAATCACCCTGCGTTTATTCCGGTGAACTTCATCTTGGAATCAGTAACGTTACTTGCACGTCCTGTGTCTCTTGCACTGCGTCTGTTCGGTAACCTGTACGCGTCTGAATTGATCTTTATTTTGATTGCTACTCTTGGGTTCTTCCAGCTTCCGCTGCATTTCCCTTGGGCAGTATTCCACATTTTGGTTTTACCATTACAAGCGTTTATTTTCATGATGTTGACCATCGTGTATTTAAGCTTGGCATGTGAAGACCATTAA
- the atpH gene encoding F0F1 ATP synthase subunit delta — MSELTTVARPYAKAAFDFAVDKGVVAQWQEMLVFAGAVAQDDAINNIITSAMSADKLAEVVIGVCGEQVDENGQNLIKVLAENQRLQALPAIAELFNEFKADYDKEIEVDVKSALELDAKQQDALGKALEKRLARKVKLNCNVDPSVVAGLVIKAGDMIIDGSVHTKLNRLSDALQA, encoded by the coding sequence ATGTCTGAATTGACTACAGTTGCTCGCCCTTATGCCAAAGCGGCTTTTGATTTTGCAGTCGACAAAGGCGTCGTAGCACAATGGCAAGAAATGCTTGTGTTTGCTGGAGCCGTTGCCCAGGATGATGCGATTAATAACATCATCACCAGTGCAATGAGCGCAGACAAACTGGCCGAAGTTGTCATCGGTGTGTGCGGCGAACAAGTCGACGAGAACGGTCAGAACTTAATTAAAGTTTTGGCAGAGAACCAACGTTTACAAGCTTTACCAGCAATCGCTGAGTTGTTTAACGAATTCAAAGCTGATTATGACAAAGAAATCGAAGTCGATGTCAAATCTGCGCTTGAGTTAGACGCTAAACAGCAAGATGCGCTTGGTAAAGCCTTAGAGAAACGTTTGGCACGTAAAGTGAAGCTTAATTGTAACGTGGATCCAAGTGTTGTGGCAGGCTTAGTCATTAAAGCCGGCGACATGATCATTGATGGTTCCGTCCATACTAAATTGAACCGTCTATCAGACGCGTTGCAAGCATAA
- a CDS encoding ParA family protein encodes MAKIIAIANQKGGVGKTTTAVNVAASMAATKRRVLLIDLDPQGNATTASGITKHDAPATCYELLIEDMPAKDVIIKETTGKYHLIAGNSDNTAAEVKLMELFAREVRLRKALEPIREHYDYIFIDCPPSLSQLTVNALAAADSVIVPMQCEYYALEGLTELMGTIEKLASVVNQDLCIEGILRTMYDPRNRLANDVSEQLKRHFGTQVYRTVIPRNVRLAEAPSYGAPAMYYDKTSTGAKAYLALAGEILRRTQAASKQSA; translated from the coding sequence GTGGCAAAAATTATAGCAATTGCAAATCAAAAAGGCGGTGTCGGCAAAACCACCACCGCTGTGAATGTGGCTGCGTCGATGGCAGCGACAAAACGCCGTGTATTGCTCATTGATCTTGACCCACAAGGCAATGCGACCACAGCGAGTGGGATCACCAAACACGATGCCCCCGCTACCTGTTATGAATTGCTTATTGAGGATATGCCGGCCAAGGATGTCATCATTAAAGAAACGACTGGCAAATATCACTTGATTGCTGGCAACAGTGATAATACCGCTGCAGAAGTAAAATTAATGGAGCTTTTTGCCCGCGAAGTTAGATTGCGCAAAGCATTAGAGCCGATACGAGAGCACTACGACTATATTTTTATCGACTGCCCTCCCTCTCTGTCACAGCTGACGGTCAATGCGCTTGCCGCTGCAGATTCGGTGATAGTCCCGATGCAATGTGAATATTATGCATTAGAAGGGCTAACAGAGCTAATGGGCACCATCGAAAAACTCGCTTCTGTGGTTAATCAAGATTTGTGTATCGAAGGCATTTTGCGCACCATGTACGACCCACGAAATCGTCTGGCCAATGATGTCTCAGAACAATTAAAACGACATTTTGGCACGCAAGTGTACCGCACTGTGATCCCTCGCAATGTCAGATTAGCAGAAGCGCCAAGTTATGGTGCCCCTGCCATGTATTACGATAAGACTTCTACCGGTGCAAAAGCCTATCTGGCACTGGCCGGTGAGATTTTAAGACGAACTCAAGCAGCCAGTAAACAATCTGCATAG
- the atpE gene encoding F0F1 ATP synthase subunit C, producing MLYIAVALLIGMGALGTAIGFGLLGGKFLESAARQPELAPQLQVKMFIVAGLIDAIAMIGVGIALYLLFAVGA from the coding sequence ATGTTATATATCGCAGTTGCTCTATTAATCGGTATGGGTGCTTTAGGTACGGCAATCGGTTTCGGTTTATTAGGTGGTAAATTCCTAGAATCTGCTGCTCGTCAACCAGAACTAGCGCCTCAGTTACAGGTGAAAATGTTCATCGTAGCGGGTCTTATCGATGCGATCGCAATGATCGGTGTTGGTATCGCGTTATACCTATTATTCGCTGTTGGTGCTTAA
- the atpF gene encoding F0F1 ATP synthase subunit B, producing the protein MNINATLIGQLIAFAVFVWFCMKHVWPPLLGAIEERQKKIADGLEASEKAEKDLEEAQAQVAEQLKDAKAQAAEIIDQAKKRASQIVDEETQRGHAEREKIIAQGNAEIEAERNRAKEELRKQVSALAVAGAEKILAREIDEKAQADIVAKLVEEL; encoded by the coding sequence ATGAATATCAACGCCACTCTAATAGGTCAATTAATTGCGTTTGCGGTCTTTGTATGGTTCTGTATGAAACATGTATGGCCACCGCTTTTAGGCGCAATTGAAGAGCGTCAGAAGAAGATAGCCGATGGCTTGGAAGCTTCTGAAAAAGCTGAAAAAGACCTAGAAGAAGCTCAAGCACAAGTTGCTGAGCAATTAAAAGATGCCAAAGCGCAAGCAGCGGAAATCATCGACCAGGCCAAGAAGCGTGCGTCTCAAATCGTAGACGAAGAAACGCAACGCGGCCACGCCGAGCGTGAGAAAATCATTGCTCAAGGCAATGCCGAGATCGAAGCTGAACGCAACCGTGCCAAGGAAGAATTGCGTAAGCAAGTCTCTGCGCTAGCCGTTGCAGGTGCAGAGAAAATCTTAGCGCGCGAAATCGATGAAAAAGCTCAAGCCGACATTGTTGCAAAACTTGTCGAAGAACTATAA
- a CDS encoding ATP synthase subunit I, producing MAIAIISKGVVLAKRALIAQSVIALLIVITSLPFFSFPTVLNYAAGACISILPNLVFTYFAFRYSGATKKHLVMKSMSQGSKLKLAATIILFVMAYQLLPTGPVALLVGFAITTATHTISVMWLSAKG from the coding sequence GTGGCTATCGCGATAATCAGTAAGGGCGTCGTATTAGCCAAACGAGCATTGATTGCTCAGAGCGTGATTGCACTATTAATAGTAATAACAAGTCTGCCTTTTTTTTCATTTCCCACAGTACTGAACTATGCAGCAGGCGCATGTATCAGTATTTTACCTAATCTAGTGTTTACCTATTTTGCGTTTCGTTATAGTGGCGCAACCAAAAAACACTTAGTCATGAAGAGCATGAGCCAGGGCTCCAAATTAAAACTGGCGGCAACAATTATATTATTTGTGATGGCATATCAGCTGTTACCTACCGGCCCGGTGGCATTACTTGTAGGCTTTGCGATCACAACTGCGACTCACACCATCTCTGTCATGTGGTTGAGCGCAAAAGGATGA